One window from the genome of Bufo bufo chromosome 4, aBufBuf1.1, whole genome shotgun sequence encodes:
- the LOC120998763 gene encoding neuroblast differentiation-associated protein AHNAK-like, protein MTMECCCAGIKHNDPIASSLGLKEGDELLGATIYFDNLHKAEVLNILKAAEPYKTSVQLHTKNEAPLSPVSPFSLKTDKMAVNTLAYDEIFNSKIRRYLKGSVSMQDLSQQGTREGQRKSPMTNDKMTAFGSSMQMSGITYPELNAPNVYGQINDVQIKAPRINVKGSAVKGSLPDYQMSSVNVSVPKINTPNIDTDFKAPSFNMSQAQNGVPNVDVNLKAPNVEFPGAAVDGKTKFSGMDLTTPSISGKGNISDVSYGSTNIKGPKFKVPSLNLFHSKKSDQDVDFNVPNISGSVKVPELDDGFPNVQGPNLNVTLPKADIQGPKFKNPKVNVDFPKIKGPEMNVNIPKTSIESSQIKAPELNVDLPKMDMKVGKFPDVSIDVPKADINIPKVKAPEVNVDLPKADFHVPKLKGPDMNIQFPKTDAKVPKLNGPDLNVNIPDISLNSPQLKGPEINVDLPKGGIKGPKFPDMKIDIPKPNINLPKMKGPELNVDLHKPDLHLPKLKGPNVNIDLPKADIKAPKLKGPDVDIPSASFKVPDADLGIPKFKGPEMNIDLPKADIKFPKFKGPEVNMDIPKADLNIPKFQGPDVNVDLPTSDIKPPKMKIPDVNLDLPKLDMKVPKLKFPGVDLNPPELKGSEVNVDLPKADLKAPKLKAPELNVDLPKLDVKTSEFKGPEVNVDMPKGAIKFPSPKTPDVNLEVPKLETKSKFKMPSFNLFSKKECLMLT, encoded by the exons GAGATGAGCTTCTTGGGGCCACTATATATTTCGATAACCTACACAAAGCAGAAGTACTTAACATTTTGAAAGCTGCAGAGCCTTACAAAACTAGTGTCCAGCTGCATACAAAAAACGAAGCACCGCTCTCTCCAGTCAGTCCATTCTCTCTAAAAACAGATAAGATG GCTGTGAATACTTTGGCATATGATGAAATCTTCAACAGCAAGATTCGCAGATACCTTAAAGGTTCAGTCTCTATGCAAGATTTGTCCCAACAAGGCACTAGAGAAGGGCAACGGAAATCACCAATGACAAACGACAAAATGACTGCATTTGGCTCATCCATGCAGATGTCTGGAATTACATATCCGGAGCTCAATGCTCCAAATGTATATGGGCAAATCAATGATGTACAGATCAAAGCACCAAGAATCAATGTTAAAGGTTCagcagttaaagggagtcttccAGATTATCAAATGTCCTCTGTTAATGTTTCAGTGCCAAAAATAAATACCCCTAATATAGATACAGATTTTAAAGCACCTTCATTTAACATGTCACAGGCACAGAACGGTGTTCCAAATGTTGATGTGAATCTGAAAGCTCCAAATGTGGAGTTTCCTGGTGCAGCAGTAGATGGTAAAACAAAATTTTCAGGAATGGATCTCACCACACCAAGTATCTCAGGTAAAGGGAATATCTCCGATGTAAGCTATGGTTCTACAAATATAAAAGGGCCCAAGTTTAAAGTACCCTCACTAAACCTTTTCCATTCTAAAAAGTCTGATCAGGATGTGGATTTTAATGTTCCAAACATATCAGGATCTGTCAAAGTTCCTGAACTTGATGATGGTTTCCCAAATGTCCAAGGTCCTAACTTGAATGTGACTCTGCCTAAAGCAGATATACAAGGCCCTAAATTCAAAAATCCAAAGGTAAATGTTGACTTTCCAAAAATCAAAGGTCCAGAAATGAATGTAAACATCCCCAAAACTAGCATTGAATCTTCACAAATCAAGGCACCAGAACTTAATGTAGATCTTCCTAAAATGGATATGAAAGTAGGAAAATTTCCTGATGTCAGCATTGATGTTCCTAAAGCGGACATAAACATTCCAAAGGTGAAAGCACCAGAGGTAAATGTGGACCTTCCTAAAGCTGATTTTCATGTTCCAAAACTTAAAGGTCCAGACATGAATATTCAGTTTCCTAAAACTGATGCAAAAGTTCCCAAACTAAATGGCCCAGATCTCAACGTTAATATCCCCGATATCAGTTTAAATAGCCCTCAACTTAAAGGACCTGAAATTAATGTGGACCTACCAAAGGGTGGTATTAAGGGCCCCAAATTTCCTGATATGAAAATTGATATACCAAAACCTAACATAAACTTACCAAAGATGAAAGGCCCAGAGCTAAATGTTGATCTGCACAAACCAGATTTACATTTGCCAAAGCTGAAGGGTCCAAATGTTAACATAGACCTTCCTAAAGCTGATATCAAAGCACCAAAACTTAAAGGTCCAGATGTTGACATTCCCAGTGCTTCTTTCAAAGTTCCTGATGCTGATCTTGGAATTCCTAAATTCAAGGGACCAGAGATGAATATTGATCTTCCTAAAGCCGATATCAAATTTCCAAAATTTAAAGGTCCAGAAGTAAACATGGACATTCCAAAGGCAGATTTAAACATCCCAAAATTTCAGGGTCCAGATGTGAATGTTGACCTACCTACTTCTGACATAAAACCCCCCAAAATGAAAATTCCAGATGTAAATCTTGATTTACCGAAATTAGACATGAAAGTTCCAAAACTAAAATTTCCAGGCGTAGATTTAAATCCTCCAGAATTAAAAGGTTCAGAAGTCAATGTGGATCTTCCTAAAGCAGACTTAAAAGCACCTAAATTAAAGGCTCCAGAGCTCAATGTTGATCTTCCTAAATTAGATGTGAAAACTTCCGAATTTAAAGGCCCCGAAGTTAATGTTGACATGCCTAAAGGTGCAATAAAATTTCCATCACCAAAGACTCCAGATGTTAACCTTGAAGTTCCAAAACTAGAAACAAAATCTAAATTTAAGATGCCTTCTTTCAACTTATTTAGCAAAAAGGAATGCCTGATGCTGActtaa